GCCGAGCGAGTGGCACCGCTTCGTGTCGCAGCTCGGACTCGCCTGAGCAGGAGCTCCGCATGGCTGTCGTGACGCGCCGCCAGACTCGCACCGTGCGGGTCGGCGGCGTTCCCGTGGGATCGGCGCACCCCATTGTGGTGCAGTCGATGACCAACACCGATACCGCCGACATCCCGGCCACCATCCACCAGGTGGCCGCGCTGGCGCGCGCCGGCAGCGAGATCGTGCGCGTCACCGTGAACAACGAGGACGCGGCCGCCGCCGTGCCGCACATCGTCGCCGGTCTCGCCAAGGTGGGCATCACCGTGCCGATCGTCGGCGACTTCCACTACAACGGCCACCTGCTCCTCACCAAGCATCCCGAGTGCGCGCGGGCCCTGGCAAAGTACCGGATCAATCCGGGCAACGTCGGCGGCAAGCGCCACGACGAGCACTTCCGCGCGATCGTCGAGGTGGCGATCGCGAACGAGAAGCCGGTGCGCATCGGCGTCAACTGGGGCTCGCTCGACCAGGCGCTGCTCACCACCATGATGGACGCCAACGCACTCCTCCCCGCGCCGCGCGACGCGCGCGACGTGATGATGGATGCGATGGTCGAGTCCGCGATCCGGTCGGCGACGTTCGCCGAGGAGATCGGGCTCCCCAGTGACCGCATCATTCTCTCGGCCAAGGTCTCTGGCGTGCAGGATCTGGTCGACGTCTACCGGATGCTCGCCGAGCGAGGGCCGTACCCGCTCCACCTCGGGTTGACCGAGGCGGGGATGGGCGTCAAGGGAGTCGTCGCGTCGGCGGCCGGACTGTCCATCCTGCTGCAAGAGGGGATCGGCGACACCATCCGCGTCTCGCTCACGCCGCAGCCGGGTGGCGACCGCGCCGAGGAAGTGCGGGTCGCCCAGCAGATCCTCCAGTCCCTCGAGATCCGGCATTTCACTCCGCAGGTGACCTCCTGCCCGGGATGTGGCCGGACGACGTCGACCTTCTTCCAGGAGATGGCGCAGGAGATCCAGGGCTACCTGCGGGAGCAGATGCCGATCTGGCGCTCGCAGTATCCCGGGGTGGAAGAGATGAAGGTCGCCGTCATGGGGTGCGTCGTGAATGGTCCGGGCGAATCGAAGCATGCCGATCTGGGCATCTCGCTGCCGGGGACCTTCGAAGAGCCCGTGGCGCCGGTCTTCCGGGACGGAAAGCTCGTCACTACGCTCAGAGGGGATGCGATCGTTCGGGAATTCCTGGGGATGCTCGACGAGTACGTCGTGGCGCGCTGGGGTGGCTGATGGCCAATGTGCGGCGCGGGCATTGCTCTTGCTACTGGGGGCAATAGCTCCATTATTCACCCAAAGCTGGTTCCGTTCTCCAATCCCAGAGGTTGACGATGCGTTCCCCTGTTCGGACCGTGGCGGCCTTGTGCGCCGCGTCGCTGCTCGGTCTGTCGGCTTGCAGCAGCGCGCCTGAGACGCCGGTCGCGGCGAACCTTTCCGAAGGCTCGCTCACCTACGCGATCACGCCGGCGCAGCTCCAGTGGACGCGCGTTCCGAACGGCCCGATGCCGAAGGATTCGCTCATCACGCTGATCAGCGGTCTCATCGCGGTGGGGGGCTACCCACAGTTCGGCGCCATTCAGTACAGCGGCGGGCCCGCGCAGGGGCAGCCGACCTCGGGTGCCGGCGCCTACGGCGACTGGCTCGACATGAGCAAGACGCCGAACCTCTCGCGCTCGCCGCTCGGCTGGCGCTTCGTCTTCAAGCTGAAGCCGAATGCCGCGAACTTCCCGCTCGGCCGCTACGTCGCGACGATCCCGGTCACCGTCGGCGGCGCGAGCAACAACCCGCAGAGCATCGTGGTGGTCTTCAACCACTGCGACAACTGCCTGTACGTCGGGGACGAGCGGTTGGCGGCGCTTTCACCACCGACTTGGTCGGGACACTGGCACAACCCGTACTACAGCGCGACGTTCAACAACGATCCGGGCGCCTAATATCGTTTGACGACTGGCGCGTCTTCGTGCCGCCCTTCACGACCGTCCAGATCGACATGTACGGCGAGTGCGACGCGTCGCGCCCGGACGTGAATATCGACGACGTCTGGTTGACCGCCTGGACGACGCCGACCTCACCGGGCCAGGCGGGGTGGACTCGGATGACGACGCCGGCGCCTGCAACAACTCGATCATCTACCTCGAATGGCGGCCCGACCCAGCAGGAATTCCTGGTCCGGGCGAGCACCTGCTGCAGCACGCCGACCGGGCCGTACCGGATCCGGGTCTCGCTCTTCGGCGGGGGCGGCTACGGGCTCCGCGCCTGGGAACCGGGCGATCTCCCCCTCAAGGAGAAGCTGGCCGCCCTGAAGTCGCGCGCCTCGACTCCCTGAGTCCTCGCGCTCCCTCCCGCGCGCCCCGGCGGCCCCTCGTGGGCCCCGGGGCGCGTCGGGTTTCGGGGGGAGATTGTCCACCCCCTCTTGCCAGACGGGCCGGGTGGACCAATACTTCAGGCTAGCACTCCCCTAGCCAACCCACCCGCGAGGTCGATTTCTGATGCGTTCCTATGTTCGGTATGCTGCGGCCGCCTGTGCCGCGTCGATGCTCGTCCTGGCCGGGTGCGGCAGCGAGCCAGCGGCGCCGGCGTCGCCCAACCTCGCCGAAGGGTCGCTCACCTACGCCATCACGCCGGCGCAGCTCCAGTGGACGCGCGTTCCCAACGGCCCGATGCCGAAGGACTCGCTGATTGCGCTCATCAGCGGCCTGATCGCGGTGGGTGGCTACCCGCAATTCGGCGCCATTCAGTACAGCGGCGGCCCCAATGCCGGGCAGCCCAACACCGGGGCCGGCTCCTACGGCGACTGGCTCGACATGAGCAAGGCGCCGAACCTCTCGCGCTCGCCGCTCGGCTGGCGCTTCGTCTTCAAGCTGAAGCCGAACGCCGCGAACTTCCCCCTCGGCCGCTACGTCGCGACCATCCCGGTGACGGTCGGTGGCGCCAGCAACAACCCGCAGAGCATTGTGGTGGTCTTCAACCACTGCGACAACTGCCTCTACGTCGGTGACTTCCGCACGTCGAGCTACGGCGCTGGCGACGGCACCTGGAATCGTGGTAGCGCCCTGAACGAGAGCGGCGGCTTCTACTACGAAGACTGGCGTGTCTTCGTCCCGCCCTTCACGACCGTGCAGGTTGACCTGTATGGTGGCAGCTGCGGCGGCTACAACGCCGGCGACGTCTACCTCTACGCGTTCGGTCCGAGTCCGGCGACGACCTTCGTCACGTCGAACGACGACGGCGGCTGCGGCGTCGATGCGCTCTTCTACCTGACGAACTCGACGGGCACCCAGCAGGAGTACCAGGTTCGCTCGACCACGTTCTCCGGCGGGGCGTCCGGCACCTACGGGATCCAGGTCAGTCTCTTCGGCGGTGGCGGGTACACCCTCCGCGCGTGGGAGCCGGGTGACAAGGAGACGTTCGAGTTGACCGGCGGCAAGTAACCGGTCACGTCACGTCGCTTCATCGCCGCGCCCCGATGTCCACCACGGACATCGGGGCGCGGTGCGTTCCGGGGTCGTGTAGATTCCAGCCGTGTTTGATCCTGCGCTTGCCGAGTCGCTCCAACAACGCCCGCTGGTCGCGATTCCGCTGCTCTTCGCGGCGGGACTCGCGACCTCGCTCACGCCATGCATCTATCCGATGATCCCGATCACTGCCGGGATCCTCGGCGGCGCCGGCGCCGCGGGTCGCTCGCGGCGTCGCACCCTGCAGCTCACGCTCGTCTACGTGCTCGGCCTGGCGTTGGTCTATGCCTCGCTCGGGCTGATTGCCGGGATGACCGGGACCCTCTTCGGCACGATCTCCGCGAATCGATGGGCCTACTTTGCGTTCGGGAACCTGCTCCTGCTCGCCGCGCTGGCGATGCTCGATGTCATCTCCC
The Gemmatimonadota bacterium DNA segment above includes these coding regions:
- the ispG gene encoding flavodoxin-dependent (E)-4-hydroxy-3-methylbut-2-enyl-diphosphate synthase, with translation MAVVTRRQTRTVRVGGVPVGSAHPIVVQSMTNTDTADIPATIHQVAALARAGSEIVRVTVNNEDAAAAVPHIVAGLAKVGITVPIVGDFHYNGHLLLTKHPECARALAKYRINPGNVGGKRHDEHFRAIVEVAIANEKPVRIGVNWGSLDQALLTTMMDANALLPAPRDARDVMMDAMVESAIRSATFAEEIGLPSDRIILSAKVSGVQDLVDVYRMLAERGPYPLHLGLTEAGMGVKGVVASAAGLSILLQEGIGDTIRVSLTPQPGGDRAEEVRVAQQILQSLEIRHFTPQVTSCPGCGRTTSTFFQEMAQEIQGYLREQMPIWRSQYPGVEEMKVAVMGCVVNGPGESKHADLGISLPGTFEEPVAPVFRDGKLVTTLRGDAIVREFLGMLDEYVVARWGG